The nucleotide window CAGCTGTGCGCTGGGTTATTCCATCTGCAGATTCCTACGTATGTTAAACACTGCTCCATGGAAGAACACTGACACATTATAATCAGAGTTGAAAAACAGTCTTACATCAAAGTAACTTACATGGTAAAGGAAAAAGTTGAGCCAATTACATCTTTAAGGAAATAGTTCttgataaaataaaacagaaaaatagaaaataaaatcaagaaaTGAAAATACCGATTCGTATGAACAATTATCTAGTGGCACTATATAGGAATCTTGTTAACAAAACTATATTCTCAAGAACTAGTTAAGTCACCAAATATGAAAATGCAATAAAACATAATCATGAGTAAATTAAATTACAGGtgagaaataaaaattgaatagatATACATTTATCACGAACAATAATTATTTCTTGTGATACAGTCAACTAAGAACTAACACTAGGCTTCGTTAGTAAAGATCAAAAGGGATATACAAACCAAGCTGCGGCAGCTAGAGCTCTTCCAACTGCATGATGCTTTCAGTTATCCTTGCAGTTCCTAGAGTAGTTAGGCAGCGATGATCTTGACTGTGActgaaaaaaatcaaatggcgTTCCTGAAGATCTTCTGGTGGCATTTGGAGAATCTGACAACAGAGGTTCATACACAGGATTTCTGTTCTTGGGTTGTGTTATTGACAGGGTAGAAACATCTTTCTCTATAAGTGGTCGGGGTTGAGGCTCAATGGTACCAAGAGACACAATTGGTCCCCCGAGGCGTTCAGCCTGCTGAAGTGTGTTGATTTTGCTCGGTCTATATGTATATCGGAAATACTTGATAGCGAGGATTGGACTCATCCCGGCTGCAGTCATGAGCTGTATGGAATTACAGTTGCCGTCAAGTGATTTATGTTAACTAGTTAATATATTTCGATACAGCAAGAAAACAGATACTTGAATATTATcaggaaggaaaaagaaaaccaaTGGATGTGGGGGTTTGGGATTGAGTGAAACTTGGGGATAAGATTTCATAGAGTGTGAAATCGCATTGCATTGACTAAGAGCACAGAAGCAGCAGGGAATGATAGTTTTCCCTTTAAGTGTGAAGAACTTTTCATAGCGTGCAAAAACTGTTATAAAGATATAAAGATGCTTACAAAAATTGATATCCAATATGACGGTTGTCGACACAACCGAAACATAATTGTATACATCCCTGATGCAGGAAGAGCACTGAAGATCCAGTTGATAGCATAAAACCCAGCTAAATTACCCCATATAGCAAGATGTTGCAATATTGTAAATGAACTGCAGGAATCAAAACAAGAAGCCAGAAATGAAACGAGAGAAATTTTGCGGATAGAAGTGTGTGCTCCCTAGAATGATAAGCAAAGGGATAAATAGTAACAGCTGTTATAGCTTACTTGGTCTCCATCGCCACTACAAAAGCCTGCAACCAAATACAACCGGAGAGTGCAACCATTGAAACCTCCTCCATTTCACTCTTATCATAAGCATAAGCATGTATGCTTATAAGAAATACAACTACTGCCTGCAAATCACAATCAACACCAGTGACAAATCAATTGACATATCATGGTATAAAACAGTGTATTTTGTTAGAGCAAAAGGAATTTAAGATTTATAGgaatgatgcattcatcataacTCATGATTGATAAGCTTTCTACGAACTCATCATCTccctaatttataaataattgagTGTTGACCTGTTTTCACTTTTCAGTATAAATACCAAAATGTGCTGACAAACAAGACTCACATGGAAGAGAGATCGCCCAAACCATCCAGCAAATGTACTGGGATTTAGAAGCCTGTTCAAATAATTACAGTTGATTTAATGATTACCAATTTTCACAGCACTGTAATAAGCAGTGACTAccaaataataacaacaacaatttcagTTGCACCGAACTGAAACATAAGACGACAGGATAGCATTTGACACAGTAAGGTTAAAGGCAATGTCAAACCTCCCAGCTtggcaataaaataaaatttgaggaTGCTGAATCACAGTTTCCTCGCTAAGATCTTTGTCAAGCACACTGACTAGAACAGGAACACTTGTGTAGAAAACATTATAAGCCATCAAGCTGACAGAATTGAAGAGGCTGGTTCCAGAGACCCCTGAAATAAATGAAAAGCTGAAAATGCAATCATTAGTgccaaaaaaaattaggataaaGAGGAATAGGAATGCACCTATTGCAATGCAAATTTCATACTAAGAATCACTACAGAGGACTGTAGTGAAAGGAAAGAGTTTTGCAGTAGCATCTGCTTTCAAAATAATTTGCAGGTTACATGCATGGTAAAGCAAAAAAGAAGGCCATTATTAGTAGAAACTCACAATATTTGGATAAAGCATATCAGTAGGGATTTGTAGAATGAATACTGAGAAAGAAATGCTGTCCGGTTGTAAGAGTAGCGGCCATGGACTAGAATTAATCTTTTCAAGAATCGGAACTCTGCAAGTTAACCCCcaccaaaaaataatatcaatgcgTTAGTTGAAACCTAGTGTTCAtatgacaaataaataaaagaaaaataaaagggagaCTGAGAACCACCAATCCGCCTCTAATTTCCAACCACTGAAAATAAAAGCCTTCAGAAAAATGCTAGGACAAATTATGGTTGCTAGATAACATGGACGAATGATTGATAAAGATTACAAATACCAGAAAGAAGCAAAAGTTGAACCATATGAAGAAATTGTTGATAGAATTTTAGATGAGAAAAATGGAATATACTAGGTGAAGAGTGTTAGATAACTAATCTACACAATTACACATCATCATTGCACAAGGCAAAATGTATTGAAAGACTCACTTCCAATACTGTAATCAGCTGCTCTTGCTGCCTGCAATCCTTCTCTGCCACTGATGCCCACGCCGATATCAGCTTGTTGTATCATCCTTACATCATTCCCACCATCACCAATTGCCAACGTTCTATAATCGCATGATTTTAAGATTTGTACAAGCTGCAGCAAATAATGATAAAACAGAGTAAACCAAATTGTCTGCTATACTGCATCAGAGACAATGATAAGAGCAGTAAATTCCCCAGGAAGAAAATATAAGTTATATCTGTCTAATCTCCCCCTCATTAGTCTGATCAACAAACTAAAACTTTAATGACTATGGCAGCACAGGCCGACCataatttaaatcataaatctTAAAACAACAGTAGGTATACATGGATCAAGTTGTCAAAAACAAAACCTGAGCCTTTTGGGATGGTGTCACGCGACAACATATGGCAGTCCTTGACAATATTGCCAGCTCAGTGAAAGCTTTGCGGTAGTGATTAAGTGCAAAATCAAGAGCCCAGCCATCAATAACAAAAGCCACATCCTATTTATGAAAAAGGAACAAGGAACAGATGACCTTCAAAGCATTTTAATAAGTTAATGCATGCTTGCTAAAAAGAATTTCCTAGTGTAAACAAGcagaatatgatttttttttctttcataacaGAAGAATTTGAGAGGAAATGAAGTAAGGTGACAATCACAACAGCAAAAAAAATGATATACCTTGCTAAAGGAAACCACAAAttagaaaatccaaaataacCAAGATAAGTAACATAAAGTATGCAATGTTTCCCCAATCTCTGGATCCTAAGTAGTTTCGGGCACGTATCAGCCATACCTTAGGTTCCGAGGTAGTTATCCGCATTGTAAGAAGCACTCGCTCTAAACTTCTACGAACCTCATCCTCCGTTTTTCCATCAATTGATAGAAGCTGGCCCTTCGGCTCTACCAAATTTGAGAGGAGGGGATTGAAAGGATAAAGCTTCTTTTAAATATTCTcatcaaaaattgaaaatttaccaAAGATTGCGCAacattaattaaagaaaaaatattaaatcaatGGGTACAGAAAGCTATGCTAGCTCTTAAAATAGCAGACTTGTGCAAAACAGATGGGAAATTCAGCTTGAAACAGTTATGTAAACTGTAATGCGTAGTTTACCTGTGTTGGTAAGCTACCCCAGAGAACAAGAAGCTTCAGTTTTTTAAGCCCCAAGAGCAGAAATTGAGATCATTTCAAACTCAACTTATTTATTCTAGATATTTCCTGATTTTAAACTTTTGTATCTTGCAAACTGTAAAAGCATTAGATAGTTTACATGGAGGGTTCAGGTCAATGCTTTTACCAATTATGTATTGAATTTAAGCACAAGGTAGGTGCAACTATGCAATATAATATTTACTCTTAAACCACAAATGGCTCATACTTGAGGATATAAATACCATTTATGTACCTCTAATTAATAACTGATCTTTTAAGAGAATTCTGTCATGATAGAACCTATGAGCACAGTAGTGGTTTGAGCGCATCCACCTTGTGCTCTCTTTTTGGGAAAATGAAACATACAGCACAGCAATGTAGGATGAACACACAGATATGTTTTTTAATCCCCAAATAAAATAGAGGATGGGATAGAAACAAAGGATCATATCAGGACCAACAAATATAAGAAAACTACAAATTTCACCATGGTCACAATCTGAACTACCTGGGGAAATAAAATTGCATGACAGGGCAATTTGTATGGCAGTATTCTGCTTGTCTCCTGTTAGCATCCAAAAATTTATTCCAGCTTTTCTTAGAGTTTCTATTGTTTCAGGAACTCCATCCTAAAAAATGtcaagtaaaaagaaaaaataatcataatcatatgaAGTCATATGCAATTACACCAAATACTAACCTGTAAACGATCCTCTATGGCTGTAACACCAAGAACTTCCAAATTATGTTCTATTCTTTGGCAGACCTCAGCTACTCTCCACTGTGATAGATAGTATACTGAGAAATTCAATTCGTAAGAGTTACTTTATAAAAAATCATTGACAAGAATGCCATTTACCTCTCTATCAACCAAAGTGCTATTGGCCTCTTTAAACATTAAAGACCATTCTCGATATTCATCTTCTCTTAATTCACGCCAAGCCAAACATAGTGTGCGTAGTCCCAGGTGAGCATATTGTTCCACAGCTTCAATGAAGTTCCGAGTTTGCTGCCCTGCAGTAAGAAATCGTGTCAAACAAATAGATGCATCAAACTTTCAAACTCTGGGTGACCAATTAACAAGAACATGGATCCAAACAAAATCcctaattacataatatttggTTGTCctgaaatatataaataacataCCAGTACGAGCATAAGGAAGAATAGCCTCATCTGCTCCTTTCGACAAAAGAAGGATCTTTCCATTTTGACAATCTCTCAACACTAGTGACATTCTTTTCCTGTCTGAGGTGAATTCTAAGGT belongs to Arachis duranensis cultivar V14167 chromosome 8, aradu.V14167.gnm2.J7QH, whole genome shotgun sequence and includes:
- the LOC107462231 gene encoding phospholipid-transporting ATPase 2; the protein is MKRYVYINDDESAHDLYCDNRISNRKYTVLNFIPKNLWEQFSRFMNQYFLLIACLQLWSLITPVNPASTWGPLIFIFAVSATKEAWDDYHRYLSDKKANEKEVWVVRNGIKKLIQAQDIHVGNIVWLRENDEVPCDLVLIGSSDPQGLCYIETAAMDGETDLKTRVIPSACMGIDVELLHKIKGVIECPTPNKDIRRFDANMRLFPPFIDNDICPLTIKNTVLQSCYLRNTEWACGVAVYTGNETKLGMSRGIPEPKLTAMDAMIDKLTGAIFVFQIVVVMVLGIAGNVWKDTEAKKQWYVLYPDKGPWYELLIIPLRFELLCSIMIPISIKVSLDLVKGLYAKFIDWDHRMVDLETSTPSNATNTAISEDLGQVEYILTDKTGTLTENKMIFRRCCISGIFYGNENGDALKDVELLHAVSSGSPDVVQFLTIMAICNTVIPTQSKTGDILYKAQSQDEDALVQAAAHLHMVFFNKSGNILEVKFNSSILQYEVLETLEFTSDRKRMSLVLRDCQNGKILLLSKGADEAILPYARTGQQTRNFIEAVEQYAHLGLRTLCLAWRELREDEYREWSLMFKEANSTLVDREWRVAEVCQRIEHNLEVLGVTAIEDRLQDGVPETIETLRKAGINFWMLTGDKQNTAIQIALSCNFISPEPKGQLLSIDGKTEDEVRRSLERVLLTMRITTSEPKDVAFVIDGWALDFALNHYRKAFTELAILSRTAICCRVTPSQKAQLVQILKSCDYRTLAIGDGGNDVRMIQQADIGVGISGREGLQAARAADYSIGKFRFLKRLILVHGRYSYNRTAFLSQYSFYKSLLICFIQIFFSFISGVSGTSLFNSVSLMAYNVFYTSVPVLVSVLDKDLSEETVIQHPQILFYCQAGRLLNPSTFAGWFGRSLFHAVVVFLISIHAYAYDKSEMEEVSMVALSGCIWLQAFVVAMETNSFTILQHLAIWGNLAGFYAINWIFSALPASGMYTIMFRLCRQPSYWISIFLMTAAGMSPILAIKYFRYTYRPSKINTLQQAERLGGPIVSLGTIEPQPRPLIEKDVSTLSITQPKNRNPVYEPLLSDSPNATRRSSGTPFDFFQSQSRSSLPNYSRNCKDN